GCTCTCACGCGCACGAGTTCCAGCCCGCCCATGCCGCCACGCCTGGCTTTCCGCGTGCCTATTGGCGAGAGACCCCGAGAAGGTGGGGTCATGACTAATACGTGGAGGGGTGTTGATCCATCCAGCGTCTGGTGGCTTGTGATTGGACGCCTGAAGGCGATGACATCCTTACGCGGGGATCATAAAGGAGGGCCAAGAGCGAGTGGAGTTGTCCTTTCTCCAGCCTGTCAGCGGCTCGTCATCGTTCGTGTGCCGTCTGTGCGTGCACGGCCACAGGCGCGCGACTGAGGGGCCGGGCAAGAAAATCTCCGAAGACCCATTTCAGCACTCACAAGAAAGAAACGGGGGCAGCTGACGTGTCGCGTCAACGTGACGTATGCGGCCCGGAGGCGTCACAATTGACGTTTACTGCATTCCAGCCGCTCTTATGGAGACACCGGCGTTCCTCCTATAGGCAAGCAGCTTTTACaagcccccaccccctccttaaACATAAATGACGTTCACAAAGTGAGGAAttgaactgatctctgtctgcaCATAAACAAAGGCACATTGCATTCGGAGGAGCGTTCACAACACAGAAAAGGAGCAGAGGAAACAGTTTCAAACACTTTTCTCTGCTGATGAACTCCTCTGGTGAAGAAGAATCCGGATCTACACGAGAACTAATTCAATTATTGGGAATGATGTTTTAAAGACAACTGTTTTTGTGATCTATCCATGATTAGGATTGGACACCTACTCGCAACTTGGCAAGCTATTTGATTACATGTAAAGACGGAACCGTCACAGCAATCAAGTACGTATCGATAAGTTACTAAGTGGACATCATAAAAGTTACAATGGGTATGCTATATAAAGAAAAAGCTGCAATTCAAAGGGATTTTGTTAACGTTGATTGGAATGTACTTTGGAACTTGTCCTTTGATTCCAGTCTCTGGTGTCTTGAGAATTTATGGGTTAATCAACCACTTTGGCGTGTGTGACAATCGGAGATCAGCGGGTATTAAGGTATTTCTGGTAGTTGTCATGGTAATGTAATGCTGCAGGCTGGGTGTTTGGTACGATGTGATGAATAGATGCGACTTGTCTTACATTTGTCTGTGTGTATAATTGGTTATGTTCCAGTGAAAGTGTATAGTTATTTAGTGGCTATTTGATTCCATTGCAAACACATTCTGAAGAGGGTACCGTAGTGCTTGATTATCAAGCTGAAATGTGGTGCCCTAGAACAAAATTAGTGTTGATTATTATTCCGCACGTTGTTTCGGGATGTGGTCCTAAATATTCAGAGTTTCGGTTAGGAAATAACACCGCCTAATTGTACACTCTATTGATCCAACACGTGTAATCTGTCTAAGTTTTGTCTGCCTATATTTATGCATTTTTATTAATAGTTTCGCTTTCAGATGTTACTTTTTTGTTGAGTAATATTTTGTAGTCGCAACTGTAGCACGATTCTTGTGTAAATGTGTCAATTGGGTAATTAAATTGAACTTGCCAGTGGAGTAGCTTTGAAATGCATTCTTATTGACAAAATTAGAAGGTTGTATGCGGATGAATCAAGTATCCAAGTCTTCAAAATGCATGTCAACTATAAATTTCATATTTCATTTGCGGGCCGAGCAAGGCACAGGACGAGTTTGTACATTTACCAAAGTCACAACCGTCCCAAACATTGTTTTTATTGGAAAATCAGCAATCAAGCCAGTCCACGTtagctatgtgtgtgtgtgtgtgtgtatatatatatatatatatatatatatagttgtgGCTGCCCATTTATCCTGCTGTTGATTTTGGCATGTTTCTATGAAACTGATATTTGCGAAATGTTCGGTGCATCGCATCCATCGGAAGTAAAGAAGCGGATTTTGACTCTAATAATTTTCTGGGTACACTTTGCATAACTAGGTAACTTGTAATTATGGTGCAAGCATGCCCCGTTAGCTATGACAACCTAATGCTCCAAGGACATATTATACTGATTCTATTTGCTTGTATTTCATATGTTTAACGCATTTAATTTTTCATAATTGATCATTACATTCTCCTGCCAAGGGCTGTTGTCTGCCGTTCAGAGGAGGTAGTGCTGGCCTTATTGAAAGAGAGGGTGGTTGAtagcaatagtttttttttctgttattatttaCGCTAAATGAAAATTTCTCAGCAGTTCGTCATGGCCGACTGCTGCAAGGGAGATGGGCATCTGGTAACGAGGAGGATGCTTAAAGAGACCTTGCCAGTTCTCTAGGTAACCAACTGATTTAGAGCATTCTTCCGAGGGAGATCCTAACGTGCAAAGGAGTCGACTAAAGGAGATGAATgtttcatctttttaaaaaaaatacttaattgCAGGCCAAGCTATGAACGTTTCGAGAAGTAAGGTATTTGGATACGCTTGAAtgcaaataaaatattaaagacGATATTGTAACCCCGAATTCGGAATCTCCTTTCCGGTTTCCAGACCGGGATCCCTCCCGCCCCACGGGTGACAAGTTGACGTGACGATCGCAGGGCCACATTTGGAAGAAAACGCCTAAGCGCGGTATCGTACCTGACCCAGCCTAAAATAACTTAAGAGAATTGTTCTCTGATCATTTGAATGTCCGGTCAACATtgaaagggggggggtggggggggggagagaaccgTTTCCAATGGGTGAAACAATCAACTtgaagagaagagagaggaatGTTCTCAGTTGGACTGTCGAATGGATTTATATCATGGGTAGTTTGAGGTTGCCAGTCACCGTATCTGACATTAAACTCTTAAGCTGGGTTGTTTTTAGGGGTTAACCCTGTTTTGGCTCGCCATTCTGTGGATGTTTATGAAATTGAATTGTTAACGTGTTAAACTAAACCTTGTTAGACTTGTGGAAAAGATAGATATTTCGTGTAACTTTGGAAAGTTTTGAGCACATTAGATAAATTGAGAGGGGGCGCTGCAGCTCCACCGACTGCGATCGATTTCTTGTCATGAATAGGGCAAACGATGGCAAAAGTTAAATGACATGTTTTAATAACGCCGTGGGCGTTTTTGTGAATGCGTCTTAACCGGTTAGTTTAGTAGAATGTCCGGTGATCTCCAGCCTTGTGGGCAAGTCGCGTTTCTTTCTGTTATAACATGGAGCGTGCGTGCAGTAGGATTCCCACTTAATTCGGGACTCCAGAGAGACAAGGATCCCCACCGGCAATCTACCGAAGACAGAAACCTCAAGAGTGGCTTTGCCACATCATCCAACTCCGTTCGAATCGAGGAGTAACACCTACTTCGCTGTGAGGTGCGTATCAATTGCGAGTGGAGGACTTGTAGAGTTTGTTTCGATTCAGCTAAATTTCACTATACCCTATAATCCACTATAATTTCACATTGATCACGGATTTCAAATTGGTGCGAAATGAAGTGAATATGGTGAAGCGATCATTTGCCTACAATACATTTTGTATGCATTTTAGACTCCAGTTTAGGTTTTCAAGGCAATTTCTCGGCGTCTCAATGAAACTGGTGCAACCTTTTGTAATGGATTAAAAAGTACCACCATTCACCGATGTCCCAAATCTGATTTTCTTTCCATGATCTGGACAAAGGGAAGTACGTTTCATCGTTGCTACAGCTCTGATGTTTTATGTTCCCTTTCGCCTTTCAGATCTTGGTTCGGAAGAGCTTCTCCCACCGAGCCCGAGCACAAAGTCAGTGCTGCGAAGTCCCGAGAGCGGTCAATCCAGAGACTACGAATTGACAGCGGCCGAGCCTCTGGCATTACACCGAGCCAACATTCAGCGAGCCAAATATCTCCCTTCCTCAGCACACACAGGTAGACACTGGTTGTATGTCAACAACAGAATGCACCCACAAGTACATCATACACGTGGAGATTCGCTGCAAAATCCCGTGTGCcttgttctggggggggggggggggagagaagacgttaccttgtaattttgtcaTTTCTGGGCTTTGTTTAATTTCCAGTCTTGTATTGATTCATCCTGTTTGTTTCCTCGATTTCCACTTTAATCCCCTAGTTGCTCTTGTACAGCTGCGGATAATTTGGAAATATGATAAAATTATAAACATGGGTAGTAAATCATCGAGTATTTTGGTCTTCATCTCGAGATCTAGAAGTTGAATGGGCGAGGGCTCGACATATCCTACAAACCGATAAAAGAAAGATAACAAAAGTAACGTAAAAATAAGTATGGGTGGGAACGAGCATGTATACAGGGTCCTTGTATGAAACTGTATATCCAGGCGTCATTGAGTATGAAATCATTATCTATCTACGGGCTTTATCTACATATCAACCCACATACATCAAATGGTTTGACTACATACAAATTTATATTCgaaaaataaattcaaacatATAAACCCGTCAGGTTACAAGCCAGCAACAAAGGAATGTGAACAAAACACGTGCAAATCGAGGTGTATTCATAGATAAACTTTATACACTGAGCATGTGAATATGCAGTAAAGAGGTGTGAACATACTGAAACATACACCTGGATTCTCTTCTTGGATTAAGTCATCTAAATTGTTTATCCAATCGAATCTTTATGTTTTGTTAAATCTGGCGCAATCTATTAATTTTCAACCAGTACAGGAATTGTTGACTCTGCGTTGTCCTTTTTATTATTGAAGAGCAGAATTTAGATTTGGATAACCGTCCAGTCGAAATAAATAATTTTCCATTATGCATTTTGTATCTGGCTTGAACGTTTCATTCCTCTGGTTATTTTTTCTCGTCTCTCCTGCTCGTTTTGAACAATCTATTGGGCTATGACTCTTTGAAAGGAGTGTTCATAAGATGTCTGCTTAATCACACACTGCGAACTGTATGTTTGACAGTAGGCGGAATTCGTCTGTGTTACTGACTTCAAAACCATACGGGAGACTGGCTTTGTGAGCTCATCTCGTCAATAAACGGAAGTATTTCACTCATCTGGCAAAACTAATCACCAAGCTGATGATTTAAAATAGTATTAGTAAAATAATGATAAACTGCGGCCCCTCTCCCAAGCCCAGAAACGCACATGTACATTTCAAAAGAGTTTTCAGAGCGAAACATAGGCACAAGTTGCCGTCCAGTGACACAATAAGGTGTATGCACCAGACTCATAGTGCAGTGTCACAGATCTAGTTATTCACAAATGCATATTTGAAAAACAATAGTGACACAAGTTGGGCGCTGCAGAGTCGCAATCTGTCCCTGCCAAAGGAATATGGTGGAATTGTAACTTTTAAATGCATAAAATCTATAAATGGGGTTTAATCATATGCGGAAAGTGTGCCAGTGACTTGTAATTATCTGATAGGATGTCATCGAAATATTCATTTGATCTCTGTGGTTGGTTTCCATATAATAATGATGCTTGGCAATGTGAATGCATACAGAAAACAGTGGTCCGGACTCTGGTAACCTGAAATAAAATGAATGCCAGCGATCCTAGCAAATCAACGCATTTCTCCGGGTTTCCACCTTTATTAATTTCAGAATGTTTGTTTCATTTTTAGATATGCCCTGTGTGCAAACTCAATACAGCTCGTCACCACAAGGTGCCAGTTTTGCAGCTCAGAGTTACGCTTATGGTGGAGATTATAGCTCTGACTTGGTACATACTGAACCCTCCTATATGAAGTTTGGTATGGACATGGGCAACACTGAAATTACAGCCACCACTTCCCTACCCAGTTTCAGTACCTTCATGGAGACTGGCTACTCTGGCAGCTATGAGTTCAAACCATCATGTGTGTATCAAGTGCACTCTTCCTCACAGAGGTCTCTCATTAAACTGGAAGATGCCTCCCATCATAGCTACCAGCCATCAATTCAGCATCAAACAGAGGACATCATACCATCAACCTCCATTTACTTCAAACAGTCTCCCCCATCAACTCCTACAACGCCACAATTCACATCTCCGCAGTCATCTATATGGGATGAGCCTCACGCGTTGCCTCCAGTGACCCAGACTTGCATGGCCTCAAGTCATATCTTGGATGCATCCCTGAAGACCGCACCACCAAGATTTCCGGTATTTGCCTTCAAGCAGTCTCCACCACACAATCCGGCCTCCAGCAGCCACATGTGTTATGAACCCCCAATGAACATGTCAATGGGAGCTGAGAGTACTTCCACACAGCCTGTAATGGACACTCATCAATACCCGCTACACTTGGTAAAGGGGTCTGGCTTGGGCTTCCACCCAATGCCTGTTAGCCAGTGTACCCAGAGTCTGCCCTCTCCACCGAATAGAGGCTCGTCTTCTTCAGAAGGGATGTGTGCTGTTTGTGGGGACAATGCAGCCTGTCAACATTATGGAGTTAGGACCTGCGAAGGATGTAAAGGTTTTTTTAAGGTATGGCACGTCTTACTATTATCAAAGGCATCTCCAAATCATTTATGAGATGAAGGAGCCAAGTGTTGTGTGGCTCTTTACAAAAGAACATATTGTAAAGGCCAAAAACAGCCTGTGAGCAAAATATTTGTGTTAACCCCAATATAGGACTACAGTGCATAACTTTTTAATgcaactattttaaaataaattgaatttgTTTATTTACTTTGGTAAACTAGTTTGGAAGGGGATACACCAGGTGCTTAACCCAATCTGTAGTGACTAGAATTTAAAACCCAATAGTATGTATGTGGTGACATTAAATGCTtcaggggaaaggggggggataTAAATCCTCAATTAAAAATACTTCAATAACACCAACCTCATTGAAAACAGGTGCAAAAAGGGCAATTGGTGTACACTGGGTATTAGCGAACAATTTAGATAAATGGCTACATTAGAGAAAGATTGTGAAGCATTTGAAAGGGCATAGAATAGATAGGCGAGAATGGTTCTTGGTTTGAGGACTACAGTTACAAGTACAGGTGGGAGAGGTTGGGTCCGTTTTTCTTGAAGATTTgtttggaggagagagagagattgtattTTATATCAATCTGAATTGTGGAAGGCTGTTCCTATTGCTGAAGTGGTCGAGGATGAGTGGTCTCAGATATGAAGTAGTGGGGAAGAGAATTAAGAGTGACACAAGGATTTTTTTTGTACAGAGTACGTGGATGAactctggaattcactgcctgcGAATATGGTGGAGAAGCGTTCCATTGTGGCCTTCAATATGAACTGGATAAATATAGGTGGAGGCAAAGTTAGCAAGGTTACAGAGAAAAGGCCTATGGGTGGAACTAGAGAGTTGCTCTGGGTCAGCAGGTATAACATGGAGAATGGCCACCTTCTGTGCTGCAAGCAttctataatttattttgaaataacactttgaaataaatttcaGACATGCAGTCTGAAACACAGAATATATCACTGTAATTTAGGGTCTGGAAAGAACAGTTATGACTAAGTGAAATACTGGGATGATTGTGATAAACACTAATATAATTGGGAATGAAATGCCAGAATTAAACAAGTactactgaatttttaaaatgctATAAATAGCTTCTCTGCTTTACTATAGAGCATGTCTTCTGTTAAACTGCTTCCAAGCAACCTGTACACCTGAACAGAGTGTTTAGAAATCTATCTATCTTATTCTTCATAATTGCAGAGATCACAGTCAGAGTTGACTGTGGGACGTGAAATATTTGAAACAGCTGCAGTGTAACTTCAGAATAAGAGAATTCACCAATGGCAATCAGACTGGCTGGAATAACTTTTCACATGTGGGGCAAGGGTCAAGTCACACTTGCAAAAGTGAAGAATGGATGTTCCATCTTCTACCAATAAAACATTTAATTGTTACCAGAAATTAATTCACTTAATTTGTCTATTTAACCTTTCTTTCAAAAGGCAAGGAGCCTATATTTATAATGGACTTTTTTGTTTGGCTCTATAGACAACATGATTCAGCGATTTCTTTGTCTGATTAATAACCTTGCCTAAATGAGCAAAACTGAGATTTCCTAATTCTagtttatataaaaataaaatttgttcTCTGCCCAGAAGCAAGGTTGAATTCTATACAGTTAACTTAACCTGTTATAGTCATCTAGCTATGGCTTGCTTTTAAAAAAGATGTATAGCATTTAATTAACATTTGACTCCGAATGTGATTTGAAATGTAGTGATCAGTCTTGATTAGTGAAATCTAAGCtagtttaatttttgttttaaagctGTGCTAGTTAAAGAAATGCTACTCCAAACCATTTCAAATTTCTTTAATAAGGCCAGTAATCACCCCGGGAATAAACCAAGTAGAAAATGATCCCCGAAGGTATATTAGGATAGAGGGATATTATACTCGGTGGTATAATGTGATGACCCGGTAATTTCAGAAATAATTCTATCATTTAAAGCTGCCTGTCTCTTGAGAGTTTCCCTGCCACGAATCTGACTGATTCTCATTGTCAGGAGCTAACACCAGTAAAATTGTTTTTCTGCAGGCTAACGTGTTAGGAAATTAATTTTATCTAATTATCCGAGTAGCTTTGGCGCATTTCATACCATGATTAGAGTCTGCTTTGTCAGCTAAATTTTTCTAAGAAAACATGCAGTAATAACA
The Narcine bancroftii isolate sNarBan1 chromosome 1, sNarBan1.hap1, whole genome shotgun sequence genome window above contains:
- the nr4a3 gene encoding nuclear receptor subfamily 4 group A member 3 isoform X1, giving the protein MDLGSEELLPPSPSTKSVLRSPESGQSRDYELTAAEPLALHRANIQRAKYLPSSAHTDMPCVQTQYSSSPQGASFAAQSYAYGGDYSSDLVHTEPSYMKFGMDMGNTEITATTSLPSFSTFMETGYSGSYEFKPSCVYQVHSSSQRSLIKLEDASHHSYQPSIQHQTEDIIPSTSIYFKQSPPSTPTTPQFTSPQSSIWDEPHALPPVTQTCMASSHILDASLKTAPPRFPVFAFKQSPPHNPASSSHMCYEPPMNMSMGAESTSTQPVMDTHQYPLHLVKGSGLGFHPMPVSQCTQSLPSPPNRGSSSSEGMCAVCGDNAACQHYGVRTCEGCKGFFKRTVQKNAKYVCLANKNCPVDKRRRNRCQYCRFQKCLSVGMVKEVVRTDSLKGRRGRLPSKPKSPLQEPSPPSPPISMMNALVRALVDSTPSSHNYSQFCATEQPTAGNDAEYVHQFYGLLATSMEVTQNWAEKIPGFSELPKEDKTLLIESAFLELFILRLSHRSAPAEDKFVFCSGLVLHRLQCLRGFGEWLDNIKEFSTNLQSFNFDVSTFACLAALVMITDRHGLKEPKKVEELQSRIISCLKEHVSFNSPGENKGQPLSKVVGIIPQLRSLCTQGLQRIFYLKLEDLVPPPTIIDKLFLDTLPF